A genomic window from Bacillota bacterium includes:
- a CDS encoding sulfite exporter TauE/SafE family protein, with protein sequence MTATQVLLIFSTGLVAGILNTVGGGGSLLSLPVLIFMGLPSAVANGTNRVALMVQNIVAISYFRHKGYFYPKLSVILGIPAILGSVAGAHFAITLSDEMFNKTLAVIMLTVLVLILWRPEQKLLKKKQDNIDIQQHEMETDNGNTEGKGEGENFSPMQLTLAAITFFGVGFYGGFIQAGVGFIIIATLTLITGMSLVKINSLKVLVVAIYMLSSLLIFIFSGKVDWILGFTLAAGNAVGAYLGSAFAVSKGDKYIRVFLIVTVIIMSGKLLGIHKLFG encoded by the coding sequence ATGACCGCCACACAAGTACTCTTGATTTTTTCCACCGGATTGGTCGCCGGCATTTTAAATACCGTGGGTGGAGGAGGTTCACTACTGTCACTGCCGGTACTTATCTTCATGGGGTTGCCTTCGGCGGTCGCTAACGGTACCAACCGCGTGGCCCTAATGGTACAAAATATTGTGGCCATCAGTTACTTCCGCCATAAGGGATATTTTTACCCCAAACTAAGTGTAATTCTTGGCATACCAGCGATTTTAGGTTCCGTTGCCGGCGCGCACTTTGCCATTACACTATCGGATGAAATGTTCAATAAAACATTAGCTGTTATCATGTTAACCGTATTGGTTTTAATTTTATGGCGTCCGGAACAAAAACTACTAAAAAAGAAACAAGACAATATAGATATCCAACAACATGAAATGGAAACAGATAATGGTAATACCGAGGGCAAGGGCGAAGGTGAAAATTTCAGCCCCATGCAATTAACGCTTGCTGCAATCACATTTTTTGGTGTGGGTTTTTACGGTGGTTTTATTCAGGCCGGTGTTGGTTTTATAATCATTGCCACTCTAACATTGATAACCGGTATGTCACTGGTCAAAATAAACAGCTTAAAGGTATTGGTAGTTGCCATATACATGCTTTCATCACTGCTTATTTTTATTTTCAGTGGTAAAGTAGACTGGATTTTAGGGTTCACTCTTGCCGCCGGAAATGCAGTAGGGGCCTACTTGGGAAGTGCATTTGCCGTTTCCAAAGGTGATAAATATATTCGGGTTTTCTTGATAGTTACGGTGATTATTATGTCTGGTAAATTACTCGGAATACATAAGTTGTTTGGTTAA
- a CDS encoding HAD-IA family hydrolase: MEEGVRSFNYKAVLFDLDGTLVDSLPLILKTFQATMLQMDLHFNHEEVLSTVGLPLHDICNHLGGSRGKELFNRYLEHQDAIHDDYLDEYQGTTEMLKSLKEKGYRLGIVTSKRRVMAERGIKLTGFDSFIETLVALEDVPRAKPEAEPVLRALDNLRANPKDAVYVGDSPFDIQCGKKAGVKTIGVTWGVSGMAKLQKESPTDIIDNWQQLLSFLDKQGV, from the coding sequence ATTGAGGAAGGGGTGAGATCATTTAACTACAAAGCTGTGTTATTCGACCTGGACGGTACGCTGGTGGATTCACTACCGTTAATACTAAAAACATTCCAGGCAACCATGCTTCAAATGGATTTACACTTTAACCATGAAGAGGTTCTGTCCACGGTAGGCCTTCCGCTGCATGATATTTGTAACCATTTGGGCGGTAGCAGGGGTAAAGAACTATTTAACCGGTACCTGGAACATCAAGATGCTATTCATGATGATTATTTAGATGAATACCAGGGAACAACCGAAATGTTAAAAAGTTTAAAAGAGAAAGGGTACCGTTTAGGAATTGTCACATCCAAACGTCGTGTTATGGCAGAAAGAGGAATTAAGTTAACCGGTTTTGACAGCTTCATTGAAACATTGGTTGCACTGGAAGACGTTCCCCGCGCCAAACCGGAAGCGGAACCGGTATTAAGAGCTCTTGATAATCTACGAGCAAATCCTAAAGATGCAGTTTATGTGGGTGATAGTCCTTTTGACATCCAGTGCGGGAAGAAAGCCGGCGTAAAAACTATAGGTGTAACCTGGGGTGTATCCGGCATGGCAAAGCTACAAAAAGAGTCCCCGACAGACATAATTGATAACTGGCAGCAACTTCTATCATTTTTAGATAAACAAGGAGTTTGA
- a CDS encoding IS607 family transposase: MNYYPIGEFAKRINVTHQTLRNWHNEGKLIPAYISQGGHRYYSEDQLRQVLGVTKPSKNRITVGYCRVSSQKQKDDLERQIQNMQTYLLAQGKPYEIISDIGSGINYKKKGLQELIRRILHNEVNKVVIIYKDRLLRFGFELVEFIASLYNCEIEVIDHTEKTEEQELVEDLIQIVTVFSCRLQGKRANKAKKLLQELKEND; the protein is encoded by the coding sequence ATGAACTACTATCCAATCGGTGAGTTTGCAAAAAGAATCAATGTAACTCATCAAACTTTAAGAAACTGGCACAACGAAGGTAAACTTATTCCTGCTTACATCAGTCAAGGCGGTCATAGATATTACAGTGAAGATCAGTTAAGACAAGTACTAGGTGTTACCAAACCATCAAAGAATAGAATTACTGTTGGTTACTGTCGGGTAAGTAGTCAAAAACAAAAAGATGATTTAGAAAGACAAATTCAAAATATGCAAACTTATTTATTGGCTCAAGGAAAACCTTACGAGATTATTTCTGATATAGGTAGTGGGATTAACTATAAGAAAAAAGGGTTACAGGAACTAATTAGACGTATTTTACACAACGAAGTAAATAAAGTGGTTATAATCTATAAAGACCGTCTCTTGCGTTTTGGTTTTGAACTAGTAGAATTTATTGCATCACTGTATAACTGTGAAATTGAAGTTATCGACCACACAGAAAAGACAGAAGAACAGGAATTAGTTGAAGATCTAATTCAGATTGTGACTGTCTTTAGCTGTCGGTTACAGGGCAAACGAGCGAACAAAGCCAAGAAACTCCTGCAGGAGCTGAAAGAAAATGATTAA
- a CDS encoding IS200/IS605 family element transposase accessory protein TnpB: MIKAFKVQLIPTKEQEEKFRRSAGVARWAYNYALGKHLKNFEEGNKFIREGEIRKEITTLKKTNEYAWLGDVLAQIPKQAVRDLDQAYKRFFKIQQENTEKYTPKTIEKAKRTGKKLTAYDLNGHPKFKSKHKSRPRFFQREDKLVIFNGKARLEKIGWVKIAEKDRIPAGKYSNPRISFDGFYWYLSVSIELENNINYQPKTEGIGIDVGVKDLAILNSGEKIKNINKTKEIRRLTKKLRRLQRQASRHYEKLKKGGENRYRKTCNLLKLEKKILSVHRRLKNIRLNHVHQATAKLVKAKPAFIAIEDLNINGMMKNKHLARAVQEQKLYKFKRQLSYKCDWNGIPLVLADRFYPSSKQCSQCGSIKKDLKLSDRTYYCKHCGLNINRDVNASINLKHYGLKQFAS, translated from the coding sequence ATGATTAAAGCATTCAAGGTTCAACTCATACCAACAAAAGAGCAGGAAGAGAAATTTCGCCGGTCAGCAGGGGTAGCTCGCTGGGCCTATAACTATGCACTGGGTAAGCACTTAAAGAATTTTGAAGAAGGTAATAAATTCATTCGCGAAGGGGAAATCCGCAAAGAAATAACAACCTTAAAAAAGACTAATGAATACGCATGGTTAGGCGATGTATTAGCCCAAATACCCAAGCAGGCCGTAAGGGACTTAGACCAAGCCTACAAACGTTTCTTTAAAATTCAGCAGGAAAACACAGAAAAATACACTCCCAAGACCATCGAAAAAGCCAAGAGAACTGGTAAAAAACTCACCGCTTATGACTTAAATGGTCATCCAAAGTTTAAGAGTAAACATAAGAGTAGGCCGAGGTTTTTTCAGCGCGAGGACAAGCTGGTAATCTTTAACGGCAAGGCCAGATTGGAGAAAATCGGTTGGGTTAAAATCGCGGAAAAAGATCGTATTCCAGCAGGCAAATACAGCAATCCACGAATAAGCTTTGACGGGTTCTACTGGTATCTTTCCGTTAGTATTGAGCTAGAAAATAACATTAACTATCAACCTAAAACCGAAGGCATTGGCATTGACGTAGGAGTAAAGGATTTAGCCATTCTCAACAGCGGCGAAAAAATAAAAAACATTAACAAAACAAAAGAAATTCGCCGGTTAACTAAAAAACTAAGACGATTGCAGCGCCAAGCAAGTCGGCATTATGAAAAACTCAAAAAGGGTGGTGAGAACCGTTACAGAAAGACTTGCAACCTATTAAAACTGGAAAAGAAAATCCTTTCTGTTCACCGGAGGCTAAAAAATATCCGCCTTAATCACGTTCATCAGGCCACAGCCAAGCTGGTGAAAGCCAAGCCAGCTTTTATTGCCATCGAAGACTTAAACATTAATGGCATGATGAAAAACAAGCACTTAGCTCGCGCCGTTCAAGAACAAAAACTTTATAAATTTAAGCGTCAGCTAAGTTATAAATGTGATTGGAACGGAATCCCACTGGTACTGGCAGACCGGTTCTATCCCAGCAGTAAGCAGTGCAGTCAATGTGGTTCAATAAAGAAAGACCTGAAATTATCTGACCGTACTTATTATTGCAAGCATTGCGGCTTGAATATTAACCGGGATGTAAACGCCAGTATTAATCTCAAACACTACGGATTAAAACAATTCGCAAGTTAG